The Christiangramia forsetii KT0803 DNA segment TGGTTTCCAGGTAAGGGTTAGAGGAGGTTCCTCTATTAATGCCAGTAATGATCCATTATATGTAATTGACGGATTTGCCATACCGGGAAGTCCGGTAAGCACATCTACCGGGATAGGAAACAGTACCACAAGTCCGCTTTCTACAATAGATCCAAGTACTATTGAATCCATTGAAATACTAAAAGATGCTTCTGCAACTGCAATTTACGGTTCCAGAGGGGCTAATGGTGTTGTTTTAATTACAACCAAAGGTGGAAAAAAAGGACGAACAGATCTAAACTTTGAAGCCTATACCAGTGTTTCAAACATTGTTAGACCTATAGACCTTTTATCTGCGCAAGAATTTGTAGACTGGAGATATGAGTATACTCCATTCGATCCTAACAATCCTACCGGTCAATTTGTAGGAGCCTACAGGGATCAGTTTGGAAACCCGATAGATCTTAATAATCCTGATGTTATACTAACAGACTGGCAGGATGAAATTGCCAGGACTGCAATAACAAGTAATTACAAATTATCCTTATCTGGAGGAAGCGAAAATACTTCGTATGCGGGCTCCTTCTCTTATCTAGATCAAGAGGGTGTTATCAAAACTTCCAATTTTGAACGTTATGCAGCCAGTATTAAAGTAGATCAAAAAATATCTGACAAATGGAAAGCCGGTCTGAATGTAAATATTGGTTATAACAAAAGAAGTGGAGTTGTTTCGGCAGCTACTGAAAATGCAAACGGAAGATCGGGAATCGTTACCAATGCTGTTCTATTTTCACCGGTTCAGGGTCTAACCCGTTATGATGATGCAGAATATGATGATGATGGTAGATTACTATCATTAAGAGGGGGTGACATTGTAAATCCTAACAGGATTCTTGAAGGAAACCTGAATGAAGGAGATAACTTCCAAAGCTTTGGAAATATATTCGTTCAATACAATTTTACAGATGCCCTTAGTTTCAAATCTTCTATTAGAGGAAACTTCTATACCAATAAAGGACAGGCTTACTACTCTGAAAAATTTGGTTGGGGACAGTCTGCCAATGGTAGAGCTTTTACTAATGAATCCAGGGGTGCTGGCTTTATCACTGAACAAAACCTTAGTTTTAATAAAACTTTTGACGATCATAGAATAAATGCCACAGCAGTCTATGAGCAACAGCAAAATTTCAATGAGTTTTTAGTAGCCAGATCTACCGGTTTCAATTTACCCGGAGTAAATCTTGATAATTTAGGGACAGCTACGGTAACATTACCTACAAACTCAGGATATAATGATAATTCATTAAAATCATATTTGGGTAGGGTTCAATATGATTTTAAGAATAGATACACCTTAAATTTAAGTGCTCGTTACGATGGATCATCAAGGTTTGCAGAAGATAAAAAATGGGGTTTCTTCCCTTCAGCGGGGGTCGCGTGGAAGGTTTCTAATGAAAAATTCCTGGAAAACAGTAAGACCTTTAATAATTTAAAATTAAGCGCCAGTTATGGAGAAACGGGAAATACGCAAATTGGATCTTATAGATCTATTGCAGCCGGAACTCTTGCCAACTATATCTTTGCCGGTGATCAATTAGCAACCGGAGTCGCGATAGACAGATTAGGAAACCCAGATCTTACCTGGGAAACCACCACACAATATGATATTGGGCTGTCACTGGGTCTTTTCAAGAACCGAATTACTCTTGATGCAGATTATTATAATAAAAGCACTACAGATTTATTATTAGAAGTGCCTCTTCCTACAACATCGGGCTTTGAGTTTTCCTTTTCCAATTTAGGAGAGGTTGAAAATAAAGGTTTAGAATTTGCTCTAAATACTATAAACATAGAAAAGGACAATTTCACCTGGAACTCAAGCTTTAATATTAGTTTCAACAAAAATGAAATAAAAAATCTGGGGGGAGCGAATGAGTTTTTCGTTACTGCTATTGGTGATAACCAGATACAGAATGATTATATTGTAAGAGTAGGTGAATCGCTTGGATCGATTTATGGAATTGAAGAGCAGGGAGTTTATAATTATGGAGACTTTGCCGCTTTTGATGGTCTAACAGATACGCAAGCAGCCGAACAAATCCGTCAGGATGCCGCAACACAGGGAATTCCTTACTATGATTTGGTTTATACATTAAAAGACGGAGTAGTAACTTCTGCTGGACAACCAGATAATACCCAGTATCGTCCCGGAATACCAAAATTTGTAGATCAAAACGGTGATGGTATTGTAAATTCAGATGACAGAACTATTATTGGAAATACGCTTCCAGAATTTTTCGGAGGTTTCAATAATAATTTCACTTACAAAAACTTTGACCTATCTGTTTTAACATCTTTTTCCTATGGAAATGATGTTTACAACAAAAATATAAAACAAGGAACTTCACAGGATATTCCATTTTTTAATAAATATGGGCAGGTAAGAGACCGCTGGACCCCTGAAAACCCAAATACTAATGTACCAGGAATTTGGGGATACGGAGATGCCGGTATTTCTGGTAATACTTATTCCAGCTACGTTGAGGATGGTTCTTACATCAGATTGAGTAATATAACTTTTGGATATAATCTTCCTAATGACACTGCAAATAAGATGGGGCTAAAATCATTTAGAGTATATGGAGCGGTAGACAATCTTTATATCTGGACAGATTATTCAGGATATGATCCTGATGTTAGCGTTGGAAACAACCAATTAACACCAGGTTTGGATGTTGACTCTTATCCGAGAGCAAGAACTTTCAGAATAGGAATGAATATAGGTTTGTAAAAAGAATTAATAACTAAAATAAAAAGATTATGGAAACAGTAAAATTTAAAGGAGTCTGGATGATCCTGATAGGGATTATCTCCTTGACCTCCTGTAGTGATGATTACTTAGATGAAAATCCAAAAACTTTTGTTAGTCCAGATGCATTACTAACAGATGAAGAAGGAGCTGAAATCTATTTAGTGGGAGCATATGATGCCGTTCAGGATATTATAGTAACCGATGATGCCGACGGTTGGTTAAACCACTGGGGGACATTGGCAGCAGATGAAGTAGTGGTTCCTGGCTGGGGAGGTGATAGAAAATTGATATTTCTTCATCAGCTCACTCCTTCTAACGCTACAGTTAGAAGAATGTGGGAGAGCATGTATATTTCATTAAACCGTATTAATAGTGTGGTAGACAGAGTGGGTGCTATGACTCCAGATCAAATTGAAGATGAGCCAAAACAAAGAATTTTAGCCGAAGCAAGATATTTAAGGGCTATGATCAATTTTGCACTGGTATCAACCTGGGAAAACGTTCCGCTCATAGAACATGAAACTACCAGCCTAAATAATTTAGAAGTACCACAGGCTACACCTGAAGAAGTATATGCTTTTATTATTGAAGATCTCCAGGCCGCTAAAACTACTCTTCCTATGGAACAGGGAGGAGGAAGAGCTACTAAAGGTGCAGCTCAGGCACTTCTGGGGAAAGTTTACCTGCAAATGACCGGCTTCCCTTTAAATCAGGATGATAAGTTTGCCCTTGCAGAAGCTGAACTTAAAGAAGTGATTGACAGCGGTGTTTATGGCCTGGTAGATTCTTATCCAGATCTTTTTGACTATACCAATGAGCAAAACAAAGAAATCCTCTTTTCAATAGGAAAAGAAGGACCTGGTAAAAATGAAGGATCTTACCTGGGTGCTTTTTACGGACCTAACGGAAATGTAAATGAAGGTGGAGGATTTGGAACCGTATATGCAAATCATGAATGGGAAGCATCTTACGACCGTGATGACATCCGTTTATTAAACAATGTAGCAAAACACAATGCTAATAACTGGACACCAGAAGAAGGAATGTTCAACCCGGAATCCTGGGGTACCAATAAAGTACCATGGAGAGCCTGGAAATGGCATGCAGAAAAGCCAAATAACTATGTAAACGATGCTCCTTTTGACAACCCATATATTCGTTTTGCGGATGTTTTACTAATGTATGCGGAAGCATTGAACGGCCAGGGAGAGTTAAGTCAAGCTGTGATTGATATGACTGTGAACAGTCTGAGGGAAAGAGTTAGATTAGAACCTACTGCAGTTCCAGATATGGCTTTAGGAAGTCAGTCTGAAAATGCTGCCGAGATTCTCGCAGAAAGACGTAGAGAGCTTGCCTTAGAAGGGTGGAGACGTAATGATTTGATCCGTTTTGGGGTATATGAAGAAACGATAAATGCTATCAACCAGGAAGGTTTCAGTACAGCTGGAAATCCTGGTCCAAATTATAATGAATTTGAAATAAGGTGGCCAATTCCTAATTCAGAAATCGAGTTAAACCCAAGTCTGGAACAGAACCCAGGATATTAATAATCTTTATTGATAATTATGAAACAATTTTTAAATAGAAAATTCTTCAACTTAGGACTGGTTGTATTGGTAATGGTTATCGCTTTTATAAGCTGTACTCCAGATTCCAATTTAAGGGACGGAATTAGAGAAGTGACTTTTAGAGCAACAGCCAATACTGCATTAATAACGGAAGGAGAATCCATAACTTATATAGATTCTTCTTTAAATGTTGCCTCACGCACCTGGACATTTAACGGTGCCGATATTACCACATCAGATCAGAAGGAAGTTGAAGTAATGTATTCTGAACCTTCCTTTGATACGGTAAATCCGGCTGAGCAATCTACAGGTTTCTTTACTACGCTGGAAGTGGAACATGACGATGGAACTACTGAAAGTAATACTTTTAGAGTAATAGTCTATCCTGAAGTGGAAGCGGCTTTTACAGCCGATAAAACCTCAGCGCTGTTTGGAAGTACGGTTCAATTTACCAATCTCACAAAAAACAGAAGATCTGAATTTGAACTTGAACGTGAAGAAGATAGTTACCTCTGGGAATTTGAAGGCGGAACTCCAGCAACGAGTACTGCAGAAAACCCGGTAGTTACGTATCCGGAACCAGGCGTTTATAATGTAAAATTAACCGCACATCGTGCAGCTCCTGAACATGATGATATAGAAGTGAAAACCGACTATATCACCATTCTGGCAGCTATACCTATAGAACCTAAGTTTTCAGCAAATATTACCACAATTGAGGCTGGCGAAGCAATCACCTTTACGGATTCAAGTAGCGGAGATGGTGATTCGTGGAAATGGACATTCCCTGGTGGAACTCCGGAAACCTCTACAGAACAAAATCCAACAGTAGTTTATAACGAGGCAGGTGTTTACGATGTAACCTTAGAAGTAAACAGGTCTCAGGATGGTGAAAGCGAAAGCATTACCAAAGCTGAATTTATTACCGTAACTGAAGCTACCGGGCCATACTGTAATGATGAATCTAATCTGGTAGGCTGTGGCAATAATGATGGGGAAGAACAAAGCCTTTCAGACTGGGTAATCACCGGAGATGGTGGTGAAGATAGAAACGCTAATTTTTCGGTATCTACTGAACGTTTCTCAGAAGGTAGTGGTAGTCTGAAATATTCGTACAGCGAACCTGGAGCTCCAGCTTTTACTGATAACTTTTTAAGGTATAAGGAAGTATTGGTAAAAGTAGATGAAGCCGGTAACTATACATTATCTATGGATGTGTTTGGAGATATTTCTTCATCAGGAACCGAGTTTGTTTTTGAAATTTCCTTAGTAAATGCAGCTACAGATGTTGAAGCCAATAAGCAATTTTTCAGAAAAGCAGGAGGTTCCTGGTTTACGGCAACTACCTCTGTTGATCTTGCTCCGGGAGACTATTATGTGATGTTTAAAATGTGGAATCCGGGATTCCATGCAGATCTGGACATAGATGTTTATTTAGATAATATCACCGTGGTAAGGAATTAAAATTTTTATCACAATCAAATAAAAGGGGCTGGAATATAACTTTCCCGTCCCTTTTTTTATCTCATGTAGAATGTAGAACATGTGAAGTTTAAAAATATTGACTATGAAAATGAGAATTAAAATTTTATTCCTGAGCTTTATTATCCTGCCGATTTTAGGCTGTTCAAAGAGCGATGATAGTACAGAACAGGAACCCGAACAAGAAGTGGTTGATCCACAGGAACCTGACATTACCGAAGGATATATGCTAGCAAATTTTTCCATTGACGGGGAAATGGGCCATCCTCCTACTGAAGAAAACTGGGAAGTAGAAGAAATATTAACCGATGAATTTAACGGGGCTTCCTTAGATGAAGAAAAATGGAATGGTTTGCACCCTGTTTGGTCCGGACGCGTTCCCAGCAATTTTGTAAGGGAGAATACCACCCAGGCAGATGGCAATTTGAGGTTGAAATCTACCTCTATGGTAGACGACCTTTCTGAAGTGAATGATCCAGAGAATGATGTATGGGTCGCTGCGGCCAGCATGACTTCCAAAGCGAAATCAGCGAAACCGGGCTATTACTATGAAGCATCTATAAAAGCTTCAGACTTATCCATGACCTCTTCTTTCTGGTTTCGTATTGGTGAATATTCAGAAATAGATGTGATCGAACATCTCGGGCATTCCAGTAAAGAGAATCTGGCTGAAAGGCTGTCTTACGAATATGCAGCGAACACCCACGTTTATGGCCCGGAACAGGGTCCCGAACCAATTGGAGCGACTTATGAAATGGGTACCCGTGGCCGTGAAGAATTTCATGTGTATGGTTTCTGGTGGAAAGATGCCACTACCCTCCTATTCTATCTGAATGGAGAACAGGTGATGGAAATCACTCCAGCAGTTCCTTTTGAAGAAGACTTGTATCTAATTTTTGATACTGAAGTTTTCACATGGGCTGGCTTACCAAAAATTGAAAATTTAAAAGACGATAGTAAAAACACCATGCTGGTAGATTTTGTAAGAACGTACAAACCTGCAACTTCAGATTTTGATGGTGGCCTAGTGAAGAATGGAAGTTTTAATCAGTCTGAACTTGCTAACTGGTACTGGAAAGGCACAATTGCCCTTGAAACCAATACCCTGATTAATGACGGAGAAGTATTTAGCCTGCAATTAGCCCCAACGGGAGCAGTTTTACAGGAAGTTCAGGTAGAAAAAAATACAGCATACACCTTAAATTATAAGGTGAAAAATCCGGGAGGCTCTGCTAAAATTGGAATTTTCGATATCGAGGAAGAAACTATAAGCTCCAATGATTCCTGGAGCAGTAAGAACCTCACTTTTAATTCCGGTGATAATACTAAAATCTTTATTACTGCTGAGAATACCGGAAACTTCAGTGTGTATGTAGATGGTTTTAAACTGGCCAAACAATAAAAGAATAAGCTTTATAAAGAAAGCATACCTATGGTTATGTTATATGCTAATCCGTTTAGACGCCTAACATAAGTTTTTGTCACCTTGAGCGCAGTCGAAAGTTGAAACAAAAACGTTTCGACTTGAGCCTGTCGAAGGGCTTTTGGAATGTGCTTCGACAAGCTCAGCACGACAATAATCAACTTTTGTTTTTAAAACAAACTAGCATAGTTGAAAAACAATCATTTATCAAATTTTTATAAAAATGAAATTATTTTTAATATTACTTCTTAGTGTAGTTTTCAGCTCCTGCTCAGGTGATAGCAATACTGAACCACAGGAACCACCGGTTACTACACCTCCAGTTACTCAAATTGATCCTACGGAAGGTTATTCTTCAGGAAATCAAATACTTGAAAATAGTGATTCCCGGTTACCTGAAGAACAAGAATGGGCCATAGTCTCTGAATTAACCGATGAATTTGAGGGCGAAAGCCTGGATGAAACCAAATGGGATGATTACCATCCACATTGGGCAGGAAGGGCTCCAAGTAAATTCAAAAAAGGAAATGCATTTGTAGAAAATGGCAGGCTTAATTTAAGGTCTACCCTGCTTAAAGATCCTTCTGAAGTTGAAGATCCTGATACCGATATCTGGGTAAATTCAGCCGCGATGGTTTCTAAAGACTGGAGCGCGAAACCCGGTTACTATTACGAAGCTTCAATGAAAGCATCTTCCCTTTCCATGACCTCATCGTTCTGGTTCAGGGTGGGAGAATATTCTGAAATAGATGTTATAGAACATATTGGGAATGCTTCCAATCCTGTTTCAGAAACAAGGGATAAAAACCTGGGCTATCAATACCATACGAATGCTTTTCATTACTTCGGTTCAGAAGTAATTGATGTGGTTAGAAATGAATGGACCATGCCTACATTGGGGAGAGAAGAGTTTCACGTTTACGGACTATGGTGGAAAGACGCCAATACCCTTCATTTCTATCATAATGGGAAATTGGTGATGACCACTACCCCGCCCACCTCATTTGAAGAAAACTTGAAAATGATCTTTGATACAGAGGTGTTTTCATTTTATACCGCTTCCTGGGGTCTGCCGGGATTACCGTTAGTAGAAAACCTGAATGACGATTCAAAAAATACCGCTTATATAGATTTTGTAAGGACTTATAAAAAAAGTGAAGTCTCTTATAATTCCGGATTGCTGACCAATGGTTCATTTGAATCTAATGGATTGAATGGCTGGCTTTGGAAAGGCGATGTAAAAATCAATAACAATACCCTAAATCTAAATGAAGGCGTGATATACCTGGAATTAAAGGATCAAGGCAGTGTTATACAGGAAATTGATGTGGAAAAAAATACTGAGTATAGATTAAGCTGGAGTTCCAAAATTGAAAATGAAGAATTACAGGTGGAAGTTTATGATATTAAAAATGCGGCAAACAATAATACATCATGGCAGGAAGATGAATTTAGCTTTAATACCGGCGATACCGACAAAGTCTATATTTCATTTACTGCCGCTACAGGAGCAACTGCCTTTATAGATGCTATCAAACTAGAGAAACTATAATGTGATTTAAACCATAAAAAATAAAACCATGAGAGATCTCGCAGAATACCATCATCCGCTAACAGATATTTTTCCGCAGCCAAAAACGGCAAAAGAGTGGGAGAAATATAAGCTTACTGAAGAACAGGTTGCTTATTACCACGAGTATGGGCACTTATCGGGGATAAAACTGCTGGACGACCGGCAAATTGATCTACTAAACAAACAACTAGAAGAAATCCAGGATCCCGAACACCCCGAACACGATCTTTTTTATGAATTTCATTCCAATGAATCTGAAGATCCCAATTCGGTACTTTTCCATTCCCTGGGACATTGGCGTATAACCAAAGGTTTTCATGATGTATTGTGGAACCCGGCTTTTGTTATGGCTGCCAGTCAGTTATTGGGAAATAAAGCTGTCAGGTTCTGGCATGACCAGTTATTCTGCAAACCGGCAAAACATGGAGGCGTGGTAGCCTGGCACCAGGATTATTCTTACTGGACCCGCACTACCGCTATGCAGCATTTAACCTGTTGGACGGGACTTGATGACGCCACTACTGAAAATGGTTGTCTTCATTATATACCAAAAAGCCATAAATGGGGCTTGCTCGACAAACCAGAACTGGCGGGTGATATGGATAAAATAATGAATTACCTCACCGAAGAACAAAAACATGAATTTAAGCCGGTTCCTATAGAATTAAAAAAAGGCCATGCTTCTTTTCATCATCCATTAATGGTACACGGTTCCTATGAGAATAAATCAGATATAAGCCGCCGTGCATTTGTTCTTAATGTTTTTGCAGATGGAACAATCAGTAATACGAATGAAGAATTATTGAAAGGTGTTCCGGTAATCGAAAAAGGTGAGAAAATGCAAGGTAAATTTTTTCCCATGCTATTTGAAAAATAAATTCCATTAGAAAATTGTATTTCCTTTTTCATAGGATGCAGATAAAAACAAGATGCTAATAATATATTTTTCAGATAAGAAAATCAAGAGCCTCTGGTCATAAAACCCTTCTATAAAGCTTAAAAAATAAAACATGCCGATTATTTCAAAAAGCGCGGTTGCCAAAGGCGACGGTACTTTTATAATAGATAACATACACCTTGCAGATCCTGAAGCAGACGAGGTTTTGGTAAAAATTAAAGCTGCCGGACTTTGCCATACCGATTATGATTCCCTTTCCTGGGGCAAACCTTTAGTGATGGGTCATGAAGGCGCCGGAATTGTGGAAAAGGTGGGGAACGCGATAAAAGACCTGAAAAAAGGTGACCAGGTTATTTTAAACTGGGCTACTCCGTGTATGACATGTTTTCAATGTCAGGATGGAAACCAGCATATTTGTGAGAATAATTCACCCGTGGTAGCCGGCAGTAACGGTCATACTCCGGGTCACGCCCATCTGGAAGGCTCTAAATGGAATGGAAAAGCTATAGAACGATCCTTCAATATTGGTACGTTGAGTGAATATGCCCTGGTAAAAAAATCAGCCGTCGTAAAGGTGGAGGAAGAAAAACTGAATTTTTCTGCTGCGAGTATCATAAGCTGCGGTGTAATGACAGGTTACGGTTCAGTGGTAAATTCAGCAAAATTAATAGCAGGTAGTTCAGCTGTAGTATTGGGCTGTGGCGGGGTAGGTTTAAGTGTTATAAATGCCTGTAAGATTTCAGGTGCAAGTAGGATTATTGCCGTGGACATCAATCCTAAAAAACTGGAACTGGCCAAAAAATTTGGCGCTACAAAAATCGTTTTAGCCGAAAAGACTGATAAAGGATTAAATAAAATAGCTGAACAAATTAAAACAATATTTGATGGCCGTGGCGCAGATTATGCTTTTGAATGCACTGCTATTCCAGAATTGGGTGTTGCACCTTTGGCAATGATCCGCAACGCGGGTACCGCAGTTCAGGTTAGTGGTATAGAACAGGAGATAAATGTAGATATGCGATTGTTTGAGTGGGATAAGGTTTATATAAACCCGTTGTACGGAAAATGTCGCCCACAGATAGATTTTCCTAAGTTGATGCACCTTTTTAAAAAAGGGGATCTGAAACTAAGGGAAATGATTACGAAAGAATACAAGCTCGAAGATCTGCCAAAAGCTTTTGATGATATGCTTGCTGGCAATAATGCCAAGGGAGTGGTGGTGTTCTAATAATTAAGTGAATAAATCGATAAAATGAGCAGTTTAAGAACTATTGAACTTTCAGACAAAAACTTTGAGACTGATGGGCTGCGCTTTCTAACAGTTAAAACTAAAAACCTGAAAGGGCGGGGCGATATTTGCCTTTTTGTTCCCGAAGTTGCTGAAAATGTAACTAACCTGCCCATCTATATCCTGTTGCATGGTGTTTATGGGAGTGCCTGGGTATGGGCTTTAAAAGGCGGTGCCCACCATACCGCTAAGCAATTAATGGACAATGGCAGTATTGATCCAGCCATTATTGCCATGCCTTCAGATGGACTTTGGGGAGATGGTTCGTCCTATTTATCTCACCAGGAAAAAGACTTTGCTCAATGGATTGTTTCGGATGTGCCAAAGGCTATTATCGAAAATATCCCATCTGCAGGGGAGAAATCTAAACTCTGCATTGGCGGGCTCTCCATGGGTGGCTACGGTGCATTGATGTTAGGAGCTAAATATCCTCAAAAATTTAAGGCAATTTCAGCACATAGTGCTATTACAACATTTAAAGGAATGGCGGCTTTTGTAGAAGAGAACCTGAACCTATATAATTTGAAGGATGTGGAAAAGAATGTCATAGACGTCATTTTAGAACATCAAGATCAATTGCCCAACCTTCGATTTGATTGTGGAAGAAATGATGATTTATTGAAAGCTAACCGAAAATTGCATCGGCAACTACTTGAACTTGGCGTAAAACACAGCTTTGAAGAGTTTGAAGGCGGACATGAATGGTCCTACTGGCAAAAGCATTTGGAACTTAGTCTCCGGTTCTTTGATGAACAAATTGGAGTTTAGAAAGAAATGATCATGTTTTTAGCAATCTGTAAAAAAAGCATTTATAAAATGAACAATAAAAAACTAAAAAATATTGCAATATCTAAATTGTATGCTTTTATTCTTATACTCTCCTTTTTGGGTAATAGCTCTTATTCCCAGGAGCATAGAAAAATGGTTGCTGAAAGAGAAATAGATTTCAATCAGGATTGGCAATTTTCCTTACGCGAAATTTCAGATAGCAGCCGTACTCACCACGAAGCAAATTGGAAAAAGCTACAGCTGCCCCATGACTGGAGTGTGGAAGCCTCTTTCGACTCTATAAACG contains these protein-coding regions:
- a CDS encoding SusC/RagA family TonB-linked outer membrane protein, which codes for MNEKFKALIRSFFLLVQLLLFMSFQDGNAQKEITGQVIDDNNIPMPGVTVLIEGTNQGTATDFDGFYSLEASPSDVLVFSFIGYDAQKVTVGEKTTIDLVLQANAEAMDEIVVIGYGTAKRSDLTGSISSVKAEELDKIKPVSFEGGLASRAAGVQVTQSEGGPGAGFQVRVRGGSSINASNDPLYVIDGFAIPGSPVSTSTGIGNSTTSPLSTIDPSTIESIEILKDASATAIYGSRGANGVVLITTKGGKKGRTDLNFEAYTSVSNIVRPIDLLSAQEFVDWRYEYTPFDPNNPTGQFVGAYRDQFGNPIDLNNPDVILTDWQDEIARTAITSNYKLSLSGGSENTSYAGSFSYLDQEGVIKTSNFERYAASIKVDQKISDKWKAGLNVNIGYNKRSGVVSAATENANGRSGIVTNAVLFSPVQGLTRYDDAEYDDDGRLLSLRGGDIVNPNRILEGNLNEGDNFQSFGNIFVQYNFTDALSFKSSIRGNFYTNKGQAYYSEKFGWGQSANGRAFTNESRGAGFITEQNLSFNKTFDDHRINATAVYEQQQNFNEFLVARSTGFNLPGVNLDNLGTATVTLPTNSGYNDNSLKSYLGRVQYDFKNRYTLNLSARYDGSSRFAEDKKWGFFPSAGVAWKVSNEKFLENSKTFNNLKLSASYGETGNTQIGSYRSIAAGTLANYIFAGDQLATGVAIDRLGNPDLTWETTTQYDIGLSLGLFKNRITLDADYYNKSTTDLLLEVPLPTTSGFEFSFSNLGEVENKGLEFALNTINIEKDNFTWNSSFNISFNKNEIKNLGGANEFFVTAIGDNQIQNDYIVRVGESLGSIYGIEEQGVYNYGDFAAFDGLTDTQAAEQIRQDAATQGIPYYDLVYTLKDGVVTSAGQPDNTQYRPGIPKFVDQNGDGIVNSDDRTIIGNTLPEFFGGFNNNFTYKNFDLSVLTSFSYGNDVYNKNIKQGTSQDIPFFNKYGQVRDRWTPENPNTNVPGIWGYGDAGISGNTYSSYVEDGSYIRLSNITFGYNLPNDTANKMGLKSFRVYGAVDNLYIWTDYSGYDPDVSVGNNQLTPGLDVDSYPRARTFRIGMNIGL
- a CDS encoding RagB/SusD family nutrient uptake outer membrane protein, with translation METVKFKGVWMILIGIISLTSCSDDYLDENPKTFVSPDALLTDEEGAEIYLVGAYDAVQDIIVTDDADGWLNHWGTLAADEVVVPGWGGDRKLIFLHQLTPSNATVRRMWESMYISLNRINSVVDRVGAMTPDQIEDEPKQRILAEARYLRAMINFALVSTWENVPLIEHETTSLNNLEVPQATPEEVYAFIIEDLQAAKTTLPMEQGGGRATKGAAQALLGKVYLQMTGFPLNQDDKFALAEAELKEVIDSGVYGLVDSYPDLFDYTNEQNKEILFSIGKEGPGKNEGSYLGAFYGPNGNVNEGGGFGTVYANHEWEASYDRDDIRLLNNVAKHNANNWTPEEGMFNPESWGTNKVPWRAWKWHAEKPNNYVNDAPFDNPYIRFADVLLMYAEALNGQGELSQAVIDMTVNSLRERVRLEPTAVPDMALGSQSENAAEILAERRRELALEGWRRNDLIRFGVYEETINAINQEGFSTAGNPGPNYNEFEIRWPIPNSEIELNPSLEQNPGY
- a CDS encoding PKD domain-containing protein; protein product: MKQFLNRKFFNLGLVVLVMVIAFISCTPDSNLRDGIREVTFRATANTALITEGESITYIDSSLNVASRTWTFNGADITTSDQKEVEVMYSEPSFDTVNPAEQSTGFFTTLEVEHDDGTTESNTFRVIVYPEVEAAFTADKTSALFGSTVQFTNLTKNRRSEFELEREEDSYLWEFEGGTPATSTAENPVVTYPEPGVYNVKLTAHRAAPEHDDIEVKTDYITILAAIPIEPKFSANITTIEAGEAITFTDSSSGDGDSWKWTFPGGTPETSTEQNPTVVYNEAGVYDVTLEVNRSQDGESESITKAEFITVTEATGPYCNDESNLVGCGNNDGEEQSLSDWVITGDGGEDRNANFSVSTERFSEGSGSLKYSYSEPGAPAFTDNFLRYKEVLVKVDEAGNYTLSMDVFGDISSSGTEFVFEISLVNAATDVEANKQFFRKAGGSWFTATTSVDLAPGDYYVMFKMWNPGFHADLDIDVYLDNITVVRN
- a CDS encoding family 16 glycosylhydrolase, which produces MKMRIKILFLSFIILPILGCSKSDDSTEQEPEQEVVDPQEPDITEGYMLANFSIDGEMGHPPTEENWEVEEILTDEFNGASLDEEKWNGLHPVWSGRVPSNFVRENTTQADGNLRLKSTSMVDDLSEVNDPENDVWVAAASMTSKAKSAKPGYYYEASIKASDLSMTSSFWFRIGEYSEIDVIEHLGHSSKENLAERLSYEYAANTHVYGPEQGPEPIGATYEMGTRGREEFHVYGFWWKDATTLLFYLNGEQVMEITPAVPFEEDLYLIFDTEVFTWAGLPKIENLKDDSKNTMLVDFVRTYKPATSDFDGGLVKNGSFNQSELANWYWKGTIALETNTLINDGEVFSLQLAPTGAVLQEVQVEKNTAYTLNYKVKNPGGSAKIGIFDIEEETISSNDSWSSKNLTFNSGDNTKIFITAENTGNFSVYVDGFKLAKQ
- a CDS encoding carbohydrate binding domain-containing protein, producing MKLFLILLLSVVFSSCSGDSNTEPQEPPVTTPPVTQIDPTEGYSSGNQILENSDSRLPEEQEWAIVSELTDEFEGESLDETKWDDYHPHWAGRAPSKFKKGNAFVENGRLNLRSTLLKDPSEVEDPDTDIWVNSAAMVSKDWSAKPGYYYEASMKASSLSMTSSFWFRVGEYSEIDVIEHIGNASNPVSETRDKNLGYQYHTNAFHYFGSEVIDVVRNEWTMPTLGREEFHVYGLWWKDANTLHFYHNGKLVMTTTPPTSFEENLKMIFDTEVFSFYTASWGLPGLPLVENLNDDSKNTAYIDFVRTYKKSEVSYNSGLLTNGSFESNGLNGWLWKGDVKINNNTLNLNEGVIYLELKDQGSVIQEIDVEKNTEYRLSWSSKIENEELQVEVYDIKNAANNNTSWQEDEFSFNTGDTDKVYISFTAATGATAFIDAIKLEKL
- a CDS encoding phytanoyl-CoA dioxygenase family protein, which gives rise to MRDLAEYHHPLTDIFPQPKTAKEWEKYKLTEEQVAYYHEYGHLSGIKLLDDRQIDLLNKQLEEIQDPEHPEHDLFYEFHSNESEDPNSVLFHSLGHWRITKGFHDVLWNPAFVMAASQLLGNKAVRFWHDQLFCKPAKHGGVVAWHQDYSYWTRTTAMQHLTCWTGLDDATTENGCLHYIPKSHKWGLLDKPELAGDMDKIMNYLTEEQKHEFKPVPIELKKGHASFHHPLMVHGSYENKSDISRRAFVLNVFADGTISNTNEELLKGVPVIEKGEKMQGKFFPMLFEK